The following coding sequences lie in one Pseudomonas sp. B33.4 genomic window:
- the fliS gene encoding flagellar export chaperone FliS yields MNPMLALRQYQKVGAHAQTSEASPHRLVQMLMEGGLGRIAEAKGAIERKDIAAKCTAISKAVGIIGGLCEGLDLENSADSVAELNQLYIYMMKRLAEANIKSDPKILDEVAGLLRTVKEGWDGIAPPGPQF; encoded by the coding sequence ATGAATCCGATGTTAGCCCTTCGGCAATACCAGAAAGTCGGCGCACATGCACAGACGTCCGAAGCGAGCCCGCACCGTCTGGTGCAAATGTTGATGGAAGGTGGTCTGGGGCGTATCGCCGAGGCCAAGGGCGCCATTGAGCGCAAGGATATTGCTGCCAAGTGCACGGCCATCAGCAAAGCTGTTGGCATCATTGGCGGCTTGTGTGAAGGTCTGGACCTGGAAAACAGCGCCGATTCGGTGGCTGAACTCAACCAGCTCTACATCTACATGATGAAGCGACTGGCCGAGGCCAACATCAAGAGTGATCCGAAGATCCTCGATGAAGTGGCCGGCCTGCTGCGCACCGTAAAGGAAGGCTGGGACGGCATCGCTCCACCAGGCCCCCAGTTTTAA
- a CDS encoding sigma-54 dependent transcriptional regulator, whose protein sequence is MWRETKILLIDDDSVRRRDLAVILNFLGEENLPCGSHDWQQAVGSLSSSREVICVLIGTVNAPGALLGLLKTLSTWDEFLPVLLMGDNSSVDLPEDQRRRVLSTLEMPPSYSKLLDSLHRAQVYREMYDQARERGRHREPNLFRSLVGTSRAIQHVRQMMQQVADTDASVLILGESGTGKEVVARNLHYHSKRRDAPFVPVNCGAIPAELLESELFGHEKGAFTGAITSRAGRFELANGGTLFLDEIGDMPLPMQVKLLRVLQERTFERVGSNKTQSVDVRIIAATHKNLESMIEIGTFREDLYYRLNVFPIEMAPLRERVEDIPLLMNELISRMEHEKRGSIRFNSAAIMSLCRHGWPGNVRELANLVERMAIMHPYGVIGVVELPKKFRYVDDEDEQMVDSLRSDLEERVAINGHTPDFTANAMLPPEGLDLKDYLGGLEQGLIQQALDDANGIVARAAERLRIRRTTLVEKMRKYGMSRRDGDEQADD, encoded by the coding sequence ATGTGGCGTGAAACCAAAATTCTGCTGATCGATGACGATAGCGTCCGCCGCCGCGACCTGGCGGTGATTCTAAATTTTCTTGGCGAAGAAAATTTACCCTGCGGCAGCCATGACTGGCAGCAGGCAGTCGGCTCTTTGTCGTCTAGTCGTGAAGTCATTTGCGTACTGATCGGGACCGTTAATGCTCCTGGCGCGCTTTTGGGCTTGCTAAAGACACTCTCAACCTGGGATGAGTTCCTTCCGGTTTTGTTGATGGGCGATAATTCTTCCGTTGACTTGCCTGAAGACCAACGTCGCCGAGTGCTTTCGACCCTCGAAATGCCACCCAGCTACAGCAAATTGCTCGACTCCCTGCACCGTGCCCAGGTCTATCGCGAGATGTATGACCAGGCCCGCGAGCGCGGTCGTCATCGCGAACCCAATCTTTTCCGCAGTCTCGTCGGCACCAGCCGTGCGATCCAGCACGTGCGCCAGATGATGCAGCAGGTCGCCGACACCGACGCCAGCGTGCTGATCCTCGGCGAGTCCGGCACCGGCAAGGAAGTGGTTGCGCGTAACCTGCACTACCATTCCAAGCGTCGCGATGCGCCATTCGTTCCGGTCAACTGCGGGGCGATCCCGGCAGAGCTGCTCGAAAGCGAATTGTTCGGCCATGAGAAGGGCGCCTTCACTGGCGCCATCACCAGCCGTGCCGGCCGCTTTGAGTTGGCCAATGGCGGTACGCTGTTCCTCGACGAAATCGGCGACATGCCGCTGCCGATGCAGGTCAAGCTGCTGCGCGTCCTGCAGGAACGCACCTTCGAGCGCGTGGGCAGCAACAAGACCCAAAGCGTCGACGTGCGCATCATTGCCGCGACCCACAAGAATCTCGAAAGCATGATCGAGATCGGCACTTTCCGCGAAGACCTTTACTATCGCTTGAACGTGTTCCCGATCGAAATGGCGCCGCTGCGTGAGCGTGTCGAAGACATCCCGCTGCTGATGAACGAACTGATCTCGCGCATGGAGCACGAAAAGCGTGGTTCGATCCGTTTCAACTCGGCAGCGATCATGTCGCTGTGCCGTCACGGCTGGCCGGGCAACGTCCGCGAACTGGCCAACCTGGTCGAGCGTATGGCGATCATGCACCCGTACGGGGTGATCGGCGTGGTCGAGTTGCCGAAGAAATTCCGCTATGTCGACGACGAAGACGAGCAAATGGTCGACAGCCTGCGCAGCGATCTCGAAGAGCGCGTGGCGATCAACGGCCATACGCCGGACTTCACCGCCAACGCCATGCTGCCGCCGGAAGGACTGGACTTGAAAGACTACCTCGGTGGTCTGGAGCAAGGCCTGATTCAGCAGGCGCTGGACGATGCCAATGGCATTGTGGCGCGTGCCGCTGAGCGCCTGCGCATTCGCCGTACCACGCTGGTCGAGAAAATGCGCAAGTACGGCATGAGCCGACGCGATGGTGATGAACAGGCGGATGATTGA
- a CDS encoding sensor histidine kinase, which yields MPQAAQMSSASSPEGQPSSVEQASRQGLEQAFELFSHMSSQLTDSYSMLEARVTELKGELAVVSAQRMQELAEKERLANRLQNLLDLLPGGVIVIDGHGMVHEANPAAIELLGLPLEGELWRHVIARCFAPREDDGHEISLKNGRRLSIATRSLDAEPGQLVLLNDLTETRHLQDQLARHERLSSLGRMVASLAHQIRTPLSAALLYASHLTEQELPVATQQRFAGRLKERLHELEHQVRDMLVFARGELPLTDRLTPNALMQALQAAALTHVQDLPIRWQCDSHAGELLCNRDTLVGALLNLIENAIQASAGDVRLKVHCYRRGNSLRLCISDSGSGIEPAVLARLGEPFFTTKVTGTGLGLTVVKAVARAHQGELLLRSRVGRGTCAQVILPLFSAVQGAE from the coding sequence ATGCCCCAAGCCGCCCAGATGTCTTCTGCCTCCAGTCCCGAGGGGCAACCGTCCTCCGTAGAACAGGCAAGCCGACAGGGTCTTGAGCAGGCTTTCGAGCTGTTCAGCCATATGTCCAGCCAACTGACAGACTCCTACAGCATGCTTGAGGCGCGGGTAACCGAGCTCAAGGGTGAGCTGGCAGTGGTCAGCGCTCAGCGCATGCAAGAGCTGGCGGAAAAAGAGCGCTTGGCCAATCGTCTGCAAAACCTTCTTGATCTGTTGCCCGGTGGTGTCATCGTCATCGACGGCCACGGCATGGTGCATGAGGCCAACCCGGCTGCCATCGAGTTGCTCGGCCTGCCGCTTGAGGGCGAATTGTGGCGCCACGTCATTGCCCGCTGCTTTGCCCCGCGTGAAGACGACGGTCACGAAATCTCCCTGAAAAACGGTCGGCGCCTGTCGATTGCCACCCGCTCGCTGGACGCCGAGCCGGGGCAATTGGTGCTGCTCAACGACCTGACAGAAACCCGTCATCTGCAAGACCAGCTGGCGCGCCATGAGCGTTTGTCCTCGCTGGGGCGCATGGTCGCGTCGCTGGCGCATCAGATCCGCACGCCACTGTCTGCCGCTTTGCTCTACGCCAGTCATTTGACTGAGCAAGAGCTGCCTGTCGCTACTCAGCAGCGTTTCGCCGGGCGTCTGAAAGAACGTTTGCATGAGCTCGAGCATCAAGTGCGCGACATGCTGGTGTTTGCGCGCGGTGAATTGCCGCTGACCGATCGCCTGACCCCGAATGCCTTGATGCAGGCCCTGCAAGCGGCAGCGCTGACGCATGTGCAGGATCTGCCAATCCGCTGGCAGTGCGACAGTCATGCCGGCGAGCTGCTATGCAATCGCGACACGCTGGTCGGGGCGCTGTTGAATCTGATTGAAAACGCGATTCAGGCCAGTGCCGGCGACGTTCGCCTGAAAGTGCATTGCTACAGGCGCGGCAACAGTCTGCGCCTGTGCATCAGCGACAGCGGCAGCGGGATCGAGCCAGCTGTTCTGGCACGGCTCGGCGAGCCATTTTTTACTACCAAAGTTACTGGCACCGGCCTGGGCCTGACCGTGGTCAAGGCTGTGGCCCGTGCGCATCAGGGAGAATTGCTGCTGCGTTCGCGGGTCGGGCGCGGCACGTGCGCGCAGGTGATCCTGCCGCTGTTTTCCGCTGTACAGGGAGCTGAGTGA
- a CDS encoding sigma-54 dependent transcriptional regulator, with translation MGIKVLLVEDDRSLREALADTLLLAGHDYHAVGCAEDALTAVGREAFSLVVSDVNMPGMDGHQLLALLRARQPQLPVLLMTAHGAVERAVDAMRQGAADYLVKPFEPRALLDLVARHALGTIIGASESEGPIAVEPASAQLLELAARVARSDSTVLISGESGTGKEVLARYIHQQSHRASQPFIAINCAAIPDNMLEATLFGHEKGSFTGAIAAQAGKFEQADGGTLLLDEISEMPLGLQAKLLRVLQEREVERVGARKPIALDIRVVATTNRDLAGEVAAGRFREDLYYRLSVFPLAWRPLRERTADILPLAERLLAKHVNKMKHAAAKLSPDAQACLTAYPWPGNVRELDNAIQRALILQQGGLIQPQDFCLAGPVTYTAIPVAAAVSAVIREVEIEADSAGALGDDLRRREFQMIIDTLRTERGRRKEAAEKLGISPRTLRYKLAQMRDAGMDVEGYLFAT, from the coding sequence ATGGGCATCAAGGTTTTGCTGGTCGAGGATGACCGCTCGTTGCGCGAGGCACTGGCCGATACGTTGCTGCTGGCCGGCCACGATTACCACGCGGTCGGTTGCGCTGAAGATGCGCTGACGGCGGTAGGGCGCGAGGCGTTCAGTCTGGTGGTCAGTGACGTCAATATGCCGGGCATGGACGGTCATCAATTGCTCGCCCTGCTGCGTGCCCGCCAGCCGCAATTGCCGGTGTTGCTGATGACGGCGCACGGCGCGGTCGAGCGCGCAGTCGATGCGATGCGTCAAGGCGCGGCGGACTATCTGGTCAAGCCTTTTGAGCCCAGGGCTTTGCTTGACCTGGTGGCGCGGCATGCACTGGGCACTATTATTGGCGCGAGCGAAAGTGAAGGCCCGATTGCCGTTGAACCGGCCAGTGCGCAGCTTCTCGAATTGGCCGCACGAGTGGCGCGCAGTGATTCCACCGTGTTGATTTCCGGCGAGTCCGGTACCGGTAAAGAGGTGCTGGCGCGTTACATTCACCAGCAATCCCATCGCGCCAGCCAGCCGTTCATTGCGATCAACTGCGCGGCGATCCCGGACAACATGCTCGAGGCGACGCTGTTCGGTCACGAGAAGGGTTCGTTTACCGGTGCCATCGCGGCGCAAGCCGGCAAATTCGAACAGGCGGACGGCGGTACATTACTGCTCGACGAAATATCTGAAATGCCCCTTGGCCTGCAAGCCAAACTGCTGCGCGTGCTGCAGGAGCGTGAAGTCGAGCGGGTGGGCGCGCGCAAGCCGATCGCTCTGGATATTCGCGTGGTCGCCACCACCAACCGCGACTTGGCGGGCGAAGTGGCGGCGGGGCGTTTCCGTGAAGACCTTTATTACCGTTTGTCGGTTTTCCCTCTCGCCTGGCGTCCACTTCGCGAGCGCACTGCCGATATCCTGCCGCTGGCCGAAAGGTTGTTGGCCAAACACGTCAATAAAATGAAGCATGCGGCGGCGAAACTCTCGCCTGACGCACAAGCCTGCCTGACCGCTTACCCGTGGCCGGGCAATGTGCGTGAACTGGATAACGCCATTCAGCGTGCGCTGATTCTGCAGCAGGGCGGCTTGATTCAGCCGCAGGATTTCTGTCTGGCCGGTCCCGTGACGTACACCGCGATACCCGTCGCCGCTGCGGTTTCTGCGGTGATTCGCGAGGTAGAGATCGAAGCGGATTCTGCCGGTGCACTGGGCGATGACCTGCGCCGCCGGGAGTTTCAGATGATCATCGACACCCTGCGCACCGAGCGTGGACGGCGCAAGGAGGCGGCGGAAAAACTCGGCATCAGCCCGCGCACCCTGCGCTACAAACTGGCGCAAATGCGTGATGCCGGGATGGACGTCGAAGGTTATCTGTTCGCCACCTGA
- the fliE gene encoding flagellar hook-basal body complex protein FliE has protein sequence MSQGIEFNRLMTDMKAMKLDAMSAPKSTTAVPELAGSSFSDMLGQAINKVSDTQTASTQLANAFEVGKSGVDLTDVMIASQKASVSFQALTQVRNKLVQAYQDIMQMPV, from the coding sequence ATGAGCCAAGGTATTGAATTTAATCGGTTGATGACAGACATGAAGGCCATGAAGCTGGATGCCATGTCTGCACCGAAATCGACGACCGCTGTCCCTGAACTGGCGGGCAGCAGCTTTTCCGACATGCTCGGTCAGGCGATCAATAAGGTCAGCGATACCCAGACCGCGTCGACTCAGTTGGCCAACGCATTTGAAGTGGGCAAGAGCGGCGTCGATCTGACGGACGTGATGATCGCTTCGCAAAAAGCCAGCGTGTCGTTCCAGGCTCTGACCCAGGTGCGCAACAAGCTGGTTCAGGCTTATCAAGACATCATGCAGATGCCGGTTTAA
- the fliF gene encoding flagellar basal-body MS-ring/collar protein FliF: MAEAVADNVPAKATPIDGKPPLFGLSFLENLSEMTMLRQVGLLVGLAASVAIGFAVVLWSQQPDYRPLYGSLAGMDAKQVMDTLAAADIPYNVEPNSGALLVKADDLSRARMKLAAAGVTPSDGNIGFEILDKEQGLGTSQFMEATRYRRGLEGELARTISSLNNVKGARVHLAIPKSSVFVRDERKPSASVLVELYSGRSLEPGQVIAIINLVATSVPELSKSQITVVDQKGTLLSDQAENSEMTMAGKQFDYSRRMESMLTQRVHNILQPVLGNDRYKAEVSADIDFNAVESTAEQFNPDQPALRSEQSVNEQRTASNGPQGVPGALSNQPPAPASAPQTTGGTAAPAAMVQPGQPLVDANGQQIMDPATGQPMLAPYPADKRQQSTKNFELDRSISHTKQQQGRLNRLSVSVVVDDQVKVNAANGETTRAPWSADELARFTRLVQDAVGFDASRGDSVSVINMPFSAERGEVIADIPFYSQPWFWDIVKQVLGVLFILVLVFGVLRPVLNNITGGGKGKELAGLGSDVELGGMGGLDGELSNDRVSLGGPQSILLPSPSEGYDAQLNAIKSLVAEDPGRVAQVVKEWINADE; encoded by the coding sequence ATGGCAGAAGCAGTCGCCGATAACGTTCCGGCCAAGGCCACCCCGATAGACGGCAAACCGCCGCTGTTCGGCCTGTCCTTCCTGGAAAACCTCTCCGAGATGACCATGCTGCGTCAGGTGGGCCTGTTGGTCGGCCTGGCTGCGAGCGTGGCGATTGGCTTTGCCGTGGTGCTGTGGTCGCAGCAGCCGGATTATCGTCCGTTGTACGGCAGCCTTGCCGGCATGGACGCCAAGCAGGTCATGGACACCCTGGCCGCCGCCGACATTCCTTACAACGTCGAACCGAACTCCGGTGCCTTGCTGGTCAAGGCCGACGATTTGTCCCGTGCGCGGATGAAACTCGCCGCAGCTGGTGTCACTCCCAGCGACGGCAACATCGGTTTCGAAATCCTCGACAAGGAACAAGGTCTGGGCACCAGCCAGTTCATGGAAGCGACGCGTTATCGTCGCGGCCTCGAAGGTGAACTGGCGCGGACCATCTCCAGCCTGAACAACGTCAAGGGTGCCCGCGTGCACCTGGCGATTCCAAAGAGCTCGGTGTTCGTGCGTGATGAGCGCAAGCCAAGTGCTTCGGTATTGGTTGAGCTGTACTCCGGTCGTTCGCTGGAGCCAGGCCAGGTGATTGCGATCATCAATCTGGTGGCGACTTCTGTTCCCGAGCTGAGCAAATCGCAGATCACCGTCGTCGACCAGAAGGGCACCTTGCTCTCTGATCAGGCGGAGAACTCCGAAATGACCATGGCCGGCAAGCAGTTCGATTACAGCCGTCGCATGGAAAGCATGCTCACCCAGCGCGTGCACAACATTCTGCAACCGGTACTGGGCAACGATCGCTACAAGGCGGAAGTCTCGGCCGATATCGACTTCAATGCCGTCGAGTCGACGGCCGAGCAGTTCAACCCGGATCAACCGGCGTTGCGCAGCGAGCAGTCGGTCAACGAACAACGCACCGCCAGCAATGGCCCGCAAGGTGTGCCGGGTGCCCTGAGCAACCAGCCGCCCGCGCCAGCTTCGGCGCCGCAAACCACCGGTGGCACCGCAGCGCCGGCCGCGATGGTGCAGCCAGGACAGCCGTTGGTTGATGCCAACGGTCAGCAGATCATGGACCCGGCCACCGGCCAGCCGATGCTCGCGCCGTACCCGGCCGACAAGCGTCAGCAATCGACGAAGAACTTCGAACTCGACCGTTCCATCAGCCACACCAAACAGCAGCAGGGTCGCCTGAATCGTCTGTCGGTGTCGGTGGTGGTCGACGATCAGGTCAAGGTTAACGCCGCCAACGGTGAAACCACCCGTGCGCCGTGGAGTGCCGACGAATTGGCGCGCTTCACCCGTCTGGTCCAGGACGCCGTCGGTTTCGACGCCAGCCGTGGCGACAGCGTCAGCGTGATCAACATGCCGTTCTCCGCCGAGCGCGGCGAAGTGATTGCCGATATTCCGTTCTACTCCCAGCCATGGTTTTGGGACATCGTCAAACAAGTGCTGGGTGTGTTGTTCATCCTGGTGCTGGTGTTTGGTGTGCTGCGTCCGGTGCTCAACAACATCACCGGTGGCGGCAAAGGCAAGGAGCTGGCCGGTCTTGGCAGCGACGTGGAACTCGGCGGGATGGGCGGCCTGGACGGCGAACTTTCCAACGACCGCGTGAGCCTCGGTGGTCCGCAGAGCATTCTGTTGCCGAGCCCAAGTGAGGGTTATGACGCACAACTGAATGCAATCAAGAGTCTGGTGGCCGAGGATCCGGGTCGCGTGGCTCAGGTCGTGAAAGAGTGGATTAACGCAGATGAGTGA
- the fliG gene encoding flagellar motor switch protein FliG, whose translation MSDNRAATVKLNKVDKAAILLLSLGSTDAAQVLRHMGPKEVQRVGVAMAQMGNVHREQVEQVMSEFVDIVGDQTSLGVGSDDYVRKMLTQALGEDKANGLIDRILLGGNTSGLDSLKWMEPRAVADVIRYEHPQIQAIVVAYLDPDQAGEVLGNFDHKVRLDIILRVSSLNTVQPAALKELNQILEKQFSGNSNASRTTLGGIKRAADIMNFLDSSIEGQLMDSIREVDEDLSGQIEDLMFVFNNLADVDDRGIQALLREVSSDVLVLALKGSDEGVKEKIFKNMSKRAAELLRDDLEAKGPVRVSDVETAQKEILTIARRMAEAGEIVLGGKGGEEMI comes from the coding sequence ATGAGTGATAACCGAGCCGCAACCGTCAAACTGAACAAGGTCGACAAAGCCGCGATTCTGCTGCTGTCCCTGGGTTCGACCGATGCCGCACAAGTGCTGCGCCACATGGGCCCCAAAGAGGTTCAGCGCGTCGGCGTGGCCATGGCGCAGATGGGCAACGTCCATCGCGAACAGGTCGAGCAGGTCATGAGCGAGTTCGTCGACATCGTCGGCGACCAGACCAGCCTCGGCGTTGGTTCCGACGACTACGTGCGCAAAATGCTCACCCAGGCACTGGGTGAAGACAAGGCCAACGGCCTGATCGACCGCATCCTGCTCGGTGGCAACACCAGTGGCCTCGACAGCCTGAAATGGATGGAGCCGCGCGCCGTTGCCGACGTGATCCGTTACGAACACCCGCAGATTCAGGCGATCGTGGTCGCGTACCTCGATCCGGATCAGGCCGGTGAAGTGCTCGGCAACTTCGACCACAAGGTGCGTCTGGACATCATCCTGCGCGTCTCGTCGTTGAACACCGTGCAGCCTGCGGCACTGAAAGAGCTGAACCAGATTCTCGAGAAGCAGTTCTCCGGCAACTCGAATGCTTCGCGCACCACCCTGGGTGGCATCAAGCGCGCGGCCGACATCATGAACTTCCTCGACAGCTCGATCGAAGGCCAGCTCATGGACTCGATCCGCGAAGTCGACGAAGACCTGTCCGGTCAGATCGAAGACCTCATGTTCGTGTTCAACAACCTCGCCGATGTCGACGACCGAGGCATTCAGGCATTGTTGCGCGAAGTGTCTTCCGACGTGCTGGTGCTGGCCCTCAAGGGTTCCGACGAAGGCGTCAAAGAAAAGATCTTCAAGAACATGTCCAAACGTGCCGCCGAACTGTTGCGCGACGACCTCGAGGCCAAAGGCCCGGTACGCGTCAGCGACGTCGAAACCGCGCAGAAGGAAATCCTCACCATTGCCCGTCGTATGGCCGAAGCCGGCGAGATCGTACTCGGCGGCAAGGGTGGCGAGGAAATGATCTAA
- the fliH gene encoding flagellar assembly protein FliH, producing the protein MDKHDDDVTDLIRARDVRGFESWAMPSFDPPKPEPEPEPEPEPPEMEEVPLEEVQPLTLEELESIRQEAYNEGFGIGEKEGFHSATLKVRQEAEVALSAKLASLEQLMANLFEPIAEQDTQIEKSLVDLVQHITKQVIKRELAIDSSQIEHVMRDALKLLPLGVDNVRLYVNPQDFEQAKALRERHEETWRIVEDEALLPGGCRVETEHSRIDASIETRVGQVMAKLFDQLHEQALHPAEADLSLDIPEDVKPAAVPDEPLADNPDAP; encoded by the coding sequence ATGGACAAGCACGACGACGATGTGACGGATCTGATCCGTGCCCGCGATGTCCGTGGTTTCGAATCCTGGGCCATGCCCAGCTTCGATCCGCCGAAGCCGGAACCCGAGCCTGAGCCGGAACCCGAACCGCCGGAAATGGAAGAAGTGCCGCTGGAAGAAGTCCAGCCACTGACTTTGGAAGAACTCGAAAGTATCCGTCAGGAGGCTTACAACGAAGGCTTCGGCATCGGCGAGAAAGAGGGTTTTCACAGCGCCACGCTCAAGGTGCGCCAAGAAGCCGAGGTAGCGCTAAGCGCCAAACTCGCCAGCCTTGAGCAACTGATGGCGAACCTGTTCGAACCGATCGCTGAGCAAGACACGCAGATCGAAAAGTCGCTGGTCGACCTCGTGCAGCACATCACCAAACAGGTGATCAAGCGCGAGCTGGCCATCGATTCCAGCCAGATCGAACACGTCATGCGCGATGCGCTCAAGCTGTTGCCGCTGGGCGTCGACAACGTGCGCCTGTACGTCAATCCGCAGGATTTCGAGCAGGCCAAGGCCCTGCGCGAGCGTCATGAGGAAACCTGGCGCATCGTCGAGGACGAAGCGCTGTTGCCGGGCGGCTGCCGGGTTGAAACCGAGCACAGCCGCATCGATGCCAGCATTGAAACCCGCGTTGGTCAGGTTATGGCCAAGCTGTTCGATCAGTTGCACGAACAGGCTTTGCACCCGGCTGAAGCGGATCTGAGCCTGGACATTCCAGAAGACGTAAAACCGGCGGCTGTCCCTGACGAGCCGCTCGCGGACAACCCCGATGCGCCTTGA
- the fliI gene encoding flagellar protein export ATPase FliI, with product MRLERTSFAKRLSTYAEATEIAGAPILEGRLLRMVGLTLEAEGLRAAMGTRCLVINDDSYHPSQVEAEVMGFSGSKVFLMPVGSVAGIAPGARVVPLADTGRLPMGMSMLGRVLDGAGRALDGKGGMKAEDWVPMDGPTINPLNRDPISVPLDVGIRCINGLLTVGRGQRLGLFAGTGVGKSVLLGMMTRFTEADIIVVGLIGERGREVKEFIEHSLGEEGLKRSVVVASPADDAPLMRLRAAMYCTRIAEYFRDKGKNVLLLMDSLTRFAQAQREIALAIGEPPATKGYPPSVFAKLPKLVERAGNAEKGGGSITAFYTVLSEGDDQQDPIADSARGVLDGHIVLSRRLAEEGHYPAIDIEASISRVMPAVVSPEHMQRAQYFKQLWSRYQQSRDLISVGAYVAGGDRETDLAISLQPQLVRYQRQGLNDKINMGESQAYLETLFAPAAGG from the coding sequence ATGCGCCTTGAACGCACCAGTTTCGCCAAGCGCCTGAGCACTTACGCTGAGGCCACCGAGATTGCCGGCGCGCCGATTCTTGAAGGTCGCCTGCTGCGCATGGTCGGCCTCACCCTCGAAGCCGAAGGCCTGCGCGCCGCCATGGGCACACGTTGCCTGGTGATCAATGACGACAGCTATCACCCGTCCCAGGTGGAAGCGGAAGTCATGGGGTTTTCCGGCAGCAAAGTCTTTCTGATGCCGGTCGGCAGCGTCGCCGGCATCGCCCCGGGTGCCCGTGTGGTGCCACTGGCTGATACCGGGCGTTTGCCGATGGGCATGAGCATGCTCGGTCGCGTGCTTGACGGCGCCGGCCGTGCGCTGGACGGCAAGGGCGGCATGAAAGCCGAAGATTGGGTGCCGATGGACGGCCCGACGATCAACCCGCTCAACCGTGACCCGATCAGCGTGCCGCTCGACGTCGGCATCCGTTGCATCAACGGTTTGCTGACGGTCGGGCGTGGCCAGCGTCTGGGTCTGTTTGCCGGTACCGGTGTCGGTAAATCGGTATTGCTGGGCATGATGACGCGCTTCACCGAGGCCGACATTATCGTCGTTGGTCTGATCGGTGAGCGGGGTCGGGAAGTTAAGGAATTCATCGAGCACAGCCTCGGTGAAGAAGGCCTCAAACGCTCCGTCGTGGTTGCCTCGCCAGCGGACGATGCGCCGCTGATGCGTCTGCGCGCAGCGATGTACTGCACGCGCATCGCCGAATATTTCCGCGACAAGGGCAAGAACGTCCTGTTGCTGATGGATTCGCTGACCCGTTTCGCTCAGGCGCAGCGGGAAATCGCCCTGGCAATCGGCGAGCCGCCGGCGACCAAGGGTTATCCGCCATCGGTGTTCGCCAAATTGCCGAAACTCGTTGAACGTGCCGGTAACGCAGAGAAGGGCGGCGGTTCGATTACCGCGTTCTATACCGTGTTGTCCGAAGGCGATGACCAGCAGGACCCGATTGCCGACTCGGCCCGAGGCGTACTCGACGGCCACATCGTGCTGTCGCGGCGTCTGGCCGAGGAAGGGCACTATCCAGCGATCGACATCGAAGCGTCGATCAGCCGGGTGATGCCGGCGGTGGTCTCGCCCGAACATATGCAGCGCGCGCAGTACTTCAAGCAGTTGTGGTCGCGCTATCAGCAGAGCCGCGATCTGATCAGCGTCGGTGCCTACGTTGCCGGTGGCGACCGCGAGACCGATCTGGCGATTTCCCTGCAACCGCAGTTGGTGCGCTATCAGCGTCAGGGCCTCAACGACAAAATCAACATGGGCGAAAGCCAGGCTTACCTCGAAACCCTGTTCGCCCCAGCGGCGGGCGGCTAA
- the fliJ gene encoding flagellar export protein FliJ: MAAVSRAARLAPVVDMAEQAEKTAVQRLGYFQGQVKVAESKLADLNAFRLDYSEQWIVRGATGVTGQWLLGFQGFLAQLDTAVDQQRQSLVWHQNKLDKAREEWQQAFAKVEGLRKLVQRYREEAQRLEDKREQKLLDELSQRLPRQNPF; this comes from the coding sequence ATGGCCGCCGTCAGTCGAGCCGCGCGTCTGGCGCCGGTGGTGGACATGGCCGAACAGGCCGAGAAAACCGCCGTGCAACGCCTGGGCTATTTTCAGGGGCAGGTGAAGGTCGCCGAAAGCAAACTCGCCGACCTCAATGCCTTCCGTCTGGACTACTCCGAACAATGGATCGTGCGTGGCGCCACCGGCGTGACCGGGCAATGGTTGCTGGGCTTTCAGGGTTTTCTGGCGCAACTCGACACTGCGGTTGATCAGCAGCGCCAAAGCCTGGTCTGGCACCAGAACAAGCTCGACAAGGCGCGTGAGGAATGGCAACAGGCATTCGCCAAGGTCGAAGGGCTGCGCAAACTGGTGCAGCGTTATCGCGAAGAGGCGCAACGCCTTGAGGACAAGCGCGAGCAGAAATTGCTCGACGAGTTGTCGCAGCGCTTGCCACGGCAGAATCCGTTTTAG
- a CDS encoding STAS domain-containing protein — translation MSVVTEVSSDGKKLTISIEGRFDFGRHQEFRESYERLNEKPESIVVDLKKATYLDSSALGMLLLLRDHAGGDESDVRVVNSNSDVRKILAISNFDKLFDIS, via the coding sequence ATGTCAGTCGTTACAGAAGTGTCTTCAGATGGGAAAAAGCTGACGATTTCGATCGAGGGGCGATTCGATTTCGGTCGGCATCAGGAGTTTCGTGAGTCTTATGAGCGACTCAATGAGAAGCCTGAGTCCATAGTGGTGGACCTGAAGAAAGCCACTTACCTCGACAGCTCCGCACTGGGCATGCTGCTCCTGCTGCGTGATCACGCTGGCGGCGACGAGTCGGACGTGCGAGTGGTCAACAGCAACTCCGACGTGCGCAAGATCCTCGCCATCTCCAATTTCGACAAACTCTTCGACATCAGTTGA